DNA from Dokdonella koreensis DS-123:
CCTGGAGTGGACCGGCAAGATCCCCGAGCTCGCCGACGCGGTTCGCCACCTGGGCTTCCGCAGCGCACGCCTCGACGGCGAGATGATCGTCCTGCAGGGCGCGCGTGCGAGCTTCAATGCGCTGCAACGACGGCTGGCCGCCGCGTCGCGCGAGCCGGCCTGCTACATGCTGTTCGACCTGGTCCATGCCGACGGGCGCTCGCTGGCGGGCGTGCCCCTGGTCGAGCGCAAGCGGCACCTGGCCGAACGCCTCGCCGCCCGCCCGCACCCGTTGCTGCGCTATTCCGAGCACCAGGTCGGCGCCGGCGCGGCCGTGTTCTCACAGGCACTCGCCGCCGGCCTGGAGGGCATCGTCAGCAAGCGTGTCGACAGCGGCTACAGCGGCACGCGCAGCGGCGCCTGGGTCAAGGTGAAGGCGCGCCCCTCCGACGAGTTCGCCGTGGTCGGCTATACCGAGCCGAAAGGCAGCCGTCCCGGCATCGGGGCCCTGCTGCTGGCCGCGCCCGATGAGCGAGGCCGGCTTCACTACGTCGGCCGCGCCGGCACCGGCTTCGATGCCGGCCAGTTGCGCGACCTGCGCCGGCGCCTGGCGCACTGGCAGGTCGATCGGCCGCCGGCCGGCATCGAGCGGCTGGCACACGCAGATCGCGCGCTGGCGCACTGGGTCGCGCCGCGCCTGATCGCGGAAGTCGAGTTCCAGGGTTACGGCGGCCACGGCCTGCTGCGCCAGGCGGCCTTCAAGACATTCCGGGAGGACAAGACAGTGAACGATCTGATCGACCAGGCGCGGTCGCCGGCACGGCGGACCGGCGGCACCCGCGCCGCGCGCCCGTCGCGCAAGCCGGCCGGCGCCGAGGCAGCGACCCTGACCAGCCCGGAGCGCATCGTGTTCCCCGAAGCCGGACTGACCAAGCGCGAGGTCGCCGACTACTACGCCGCGATCGCGCCGTGGCTGCTGCCGGAACTGGCCGGCCGGCCCTTGTCGGTGGTGCGCTGCCCGGACGGCATCGCCAAGGCCTGCTTCTTCCAGAAGCACGCCGGTCGCGGCTGGGGCGCGCACGTCCATACGATCCGGATCCGCGAGAAGGACGGCAGCGACGACTACCTGAGCGTCGACGACGCGGCCGGCTTGCTCGACCTGGTGCAGATGAACGTGCTGGAGTTCCATCCGTGGGGATCGCCCGCCGGCGACCCCGATCATGCCAGCCGGATCGTCTTCGACCTCGATCCCGGCGCCTCGGTGGCCTGGCCCCGCGTCGTCGCCGCGGCCCGCGAGGTCCGGCGGCAGCTGGCGGCGATCGGCCTGGCCTCGTTCGTGCGGACCTCCGGCGGCAAGGGCCTGCACGTGGTGGTGCCGGTCGATCCGCCGGCCCCCTGGGACGCCGCGCACCGCTTCGCCCAGGGCTTCGCCCGCGCGCTGGCCTCGCTGCATCCGGACGAGCTGGTGGCCGTCGCCGGCGCGAAGAACCGCAAGGGCAAGATCTTCGTCGACTGGCTGCGCAACGGCCGCGGCGCGACCAGCGTCGCCTCGTACTCGCTGCGCGCGCGCCCCGCGGCCGGCGTCGCCATGCCGCTGTCCTGGAGCGAGCTGGGCCGCGTTCCCGGCGGCGACGCG
Protein-coding regions in this window:
- the ligD gene encoding DNA ligase D; this translates as MGLAAYRRKRDFAATPEPAGAGGTRSGARRFVVQLHHASHRHYDFRLELDGVLKSWAVPKGPSLDPASKRLAVEVEDHPIAYAGFAGDIPEGHYGAGHVEVFDTGTWMPSGSARAGLARGELKFTLHGDVLRGSWVLVRTRRQGKRQHWLLIKHDDAYAGPREADDFVDPTTDRPWPPARRRVIWRAHATATTAASAATVPLDRLGTAETITHAPFAPELCRSRTSAPTGDGWLHEAKWDGYRILATVVRGTVRLWSRNGLEWTGKIPELADAVRHLGFRSARLDGEMIVLQGARASFNALQRRLAAASREPACYMLFDLVHADGRSLAGVPLVERKRHLAERLAARPHPLLRYSEHQVGAGAAVFSQALAAGLEGIVSKRVDSGYSGTRSGAWVKVKARPSDEFAVVGYTEPKGSRPGIGALLLAAPDERGRLHYVGRAGTGFDAGQLRDLRRRLAHWQVDRPPAGIERLAHADRALAHWVAPRLIAEVEFQGYGGHGLLRQAAFKTFREDKTVNDLIDQARSPARRTGGTRAARPSRKPAGAEAATLTSPERIVFPEAGLTKREVADYYAAIAPWLLPELAGRPLSVVRCPDGIAKACFFQKHAGRGWGAHVHTIRIREKDGSDDYLSVDDAAGLLDLVQMNVLEFHPWGSPAGDPDHASRIVFDLDPGASVAWPRVVAAAREVRRQLAAIGLASFVRTSGGKGLHVVVPVDPPAPWDAAHRFAQGFARALASLHPDELVAVAGAKNRKGKIFVDWLRNGRGATSVASYSLRARPAAGVAMPLSWSELGRVPGGDAFTLRSALQRVRRRRNDPWEAIAGTSQALPPV